One Thermosipho africanus Ob7 genomic region harbors:
- the rplE gene encoding 50S ribosomal protein L5 — MQYIPLKEKYENEIKPAMMKEFGYKNIHQVPRLEKIVINMGIGEGSRNKDVIDIHAKELALIAGQKPVVTKAKKSISNFKIRKGMPIGLKVTLRGVNMYNFLYKLINLVLPKVRDFRGLNPNGFDGRGNYSFGLTEQLVFPEISPDQVRRVQGMDIVIVTTAKTDDEARKLLELFGFPFKR; from the coding sequence ATGCAGTACATACCATTGAAAGAAAAGTATGAAAATGAAATCAAACCTGCAATGATGAAAGAATTTGGATATAAAAATATTCATCAAGTTCCAAGACTAGAAAAAATAGTTATTAATATGGGTATCGGTGAAGGTTCAAGAAATAAAGATGTTATTGATATCCATGCAAAAGAATTAGCACTTATTGCAGGTCAAAAACCTGTTGTTACAAAAGCAAAAAAGAGTATCTCTAACTTTAAAATAAGAAAAGGAATGCCAATAGGTTTGAAAGTAACATTAAGAGGAGTTAACATGTACAACTTCTTGTACAAACTTATTAATTTGGTTCTTCCAAAAGTTAGAGACTTTAGAGGATTGAATCCAAATGGTTTTGATGGTAGAGGAAATTATTCATTTGGATTGACGGAACAGTTGGTCTTTCCTGAAATATCTCCAGATCAAGTTAGAAGAGTCCAAGGAATGGATATTGTAATTGTTACAACTGCTAAAACAGATGATGAAGCAAGAAAATTATTAGAGCTCTTTGGATTCCCGTTTAAAAGATAA
- a CDS encoding type Z 30S ribosomal protein S14, translated as MARKGLVERWKKPKKFKTREYTRCKICGRAHSVYREFGICRVCFRKMANEGKLPGVRKATW; from the coding sequence ATGGCAAGAAAAGGTCTTGTTGAAAGATGGAAAAAGCCAAAGAAATTTAAAACCAGAGAATATACAAGATGTAAGATTTGTGGAAGAGCACATTCCGTGTATAGAGAATTTGGTATTTGTAGAGTTTGTTTCAGAAAAATGGCCAATGAGGGAAAACTCCCGGGAGTTAGGAAGGCAACATGGTAA
- the rpsH gene encoding 30S ribosomal protein S8 — translation MWSDPIADMLTRIRNANVALKEQVDVPASNLKKEIAEILKREGFIKDYTYIEDGKQGIIRIHMKYKGTRRNRERVIHGIVRVSKPGRRIYVGKDNLPKVKNGLGIAILTTSKGVLTDKQAREIGVGGEVIAYIW, via the coding sequence ATGTGGAGCGATCCAATAGCTGACATGCTCACTCGAATAAGGAATGCAAATGTTGCATTAAAAGAACAAGTAGATGTACCAGCATCAAACTTGAAAAAAGAAATTGCTGAAATATTAAAAAGAGAAGGATTTATAAAAGATTACACATATATTGAAGATGGAAAACAGGGAATAATAAGAATTCACATGAAATACAAAGGTACAAGAAGAAATAGAGAAAGGGTAATTCATGGTATTGTAAGAGTTTCAAAACCTGGAAGAAGAATATATGTTGGAAAAGATAATCTTCCAAAGGTTAAGAATGGATTAGGTATAGCTATTTTAACAACATCAAAAGGTGTGTTAACTGACAAGCAAGCAAGAGAAATCGGTGTTGGCGGAGAAGTTATTGCCTATATTTGGTAA
- the rplF gene encoding 50S ribosomal protein L6: MSRIANKPIVIPNGVEVKVEGNVLKVKGPLGELKQDFLPYVKVEINGNEMNVKPNVDYMKRRSDLKKMKMFTGTYWRLFNNMVIGVTKGFKKELEIVGIGYRAQLQGKKLVMNLGYAHPVEMEIPSDVKVEVPSPNKIIVSGIDKQRVGQVAADIRKWREPNVYSGKGIRYVGEVVRLKEGKKA, encoded by the coding sequence ATGTCCCGTATAGCAAATAAACCTATTGTTATACCAAACGGAGTAGAAGTAAAAGTTGAGGGAAATGTCTTAAAAGTAAAAGGACCACTTGGTGAATTAAAACAAGATTTTTTACCATACGTTAAAGTTGAAATTAATGGCAATGAAATGAATGTAAAACCTAATGTTGATTACATGAAAAGAAGATCAGATTTGAAAAAGATGAAGATGTTTACAGGAACATATTGGAGATTATTTAACAATATGGTAATTGGAGTTACTAAAGGATTTAAAAAGGAACTTGAAATTGTTGGAATAGGTTACAGGGCACAGTTACAAGGAAAGAAACTTGTTATGAATCTTGGATATGCCCATCCAGTAGAAATGGAAATTCCTTCTGATGTAAAAGTAGAAGTACCAAGTCCAAATAAAATAATTGTTAGCGGAATTGATAAACAAAGAGTAGGACAAGTTGCAGCAGATATTAGAAAATGGAGAGAACCAAATGTCTACTCAGGAAAAGGTATTAGATACGTAGGAGAAGTAGTAAGATTGAAAGAAGGAAAGAAAGCATAA
- the rplR gene encoding 50S ribosomal protein L18, with translation MIKKENRNWRRKKRHLSIRKKIHGTADRPRLCVYKSEKHIYAQIIDDDKGHTLVAASTLDKELRETLKKTWNKEAAREVGKLIGKRAIEKGIKKVVFDRGGYRYHGRVAELAEGAREAGLEF, from the coding sequence ATGATAAAAAAAGAGAACAGGAATTGGAGAAGGAAAAAGAGACACCTAAGTATCAGAAAAAAAATCCATGGAACTGCAGATAGACCAAGATTGTGTGTATACAAAAGCGAAAAACATATTTATGCTCAAATAATAGATGATGATAAGGGACACACGTTGGTTGCAGCATCAACATTGGATAAGGAATTAAGAGAAACTTTGAAAAAGACCTGGAACAAGGAAGCAGCAAGAGAAGTTGGGAAATTAATTGGTAAAAGAGCAATTGAAAAAGGCATTAAGAAAGTAGTATTTGATAGAGGTGGCTACAGATATCACGGAAGAGTTGCAGAACTTGCAGAAGGTGCCAGAGAAGCAGGCTTGGAATTTTAA
- the rpsE gene encoding 30S ribosomal protein S5, whose amino-acid sequence MADIAQKIRNTREDFEERIVEIRRTTKVTKGGKNLSFRVLAVVGNRNGKVGVGVGKAREVPDAIRKALSAARRNVFEVPIYNGTIPHEIVGRQDAAKVLLKPAAPGTGIISNGTVRAVVELAGIHNILTKTSGSTNPVVLAQATVNGLKNLLSLEKIAQLRDITPQEVIYGVKKEG is encoded by the coding sequence ATGGCAGACATTGCACAGAAGATAAGAAATACAAGGGAAGACTTTGAAGAAAGAATAGTTGAAATAAGAAGAACAACAAAAGTTACTAAGGGTGGAAAAAATTTATCATTTAGAGTTTTAGCTGTTGTTGGAAATAGAAATGGAAAAGTAGGAGTCGGAGTAGGTAAAGCAAGAGAAGTACCAGATGCAATAAGGAAAGCTTTATCCGCTGCAAGAAGAAATGTATTTGAAGTACCAATTTATAACGGAACAATTCCTCACGAAATTGTTGGAAGACAAGATGCAGCAAAAGTTTTACTTAAACCAGCAGCACCTGGTACAGGTATAATCTCAAATGGAACCGTCCGTGCTGTTGTTGAGCTTGCAGGAATTCACAACATTCTTACAAAAACAAGCGGTTCAACAAACCCTGTTGTGCTAGCACAAGCAACAGTTAATGGTTTGAAAAACCTCCTATCATTGGAAAAAATTGCACAGTTGAGAGACATTACTCCACAAGAAGTTATCTATGGTGTAAAAAAGGAGGGTTAA
- the rpmD gene encoding 50S ribosomal protein L30 produces the protein MKKLKITLVKSPIGYKYDQKDTVKRLGLRKLNSTVIKDDVPQIRGMIRKVRHLVKVEEIEE, from the coding sequence ATGAAAAAATTAAAAATTACACTTGTTAAAAGTCCAATAGGTTATAAATATGATCAAAAAGATACAGTAAAAAGATTGGGATTAAGAAAGTTAAATTCAACAGTAATAAAAGATGATGTTCCTCAAATTAGAGGTATGATTAGAAAAGTAAGGCATTTAGTTAAGGTAGAGGAAATAGAGGAATAA
- the rplO gene encoding 50S ribosomal protein L15: protein MRLSDIRPTPGSMRKRIRVGRGIGSGKGKTSGKGHKGQKARGTGKVHPWFEGGQTPIHRRLPKFGFKNFTKKVYTVVNVEDLERKFNSGDEVTPEKLLEVGLIKKINDGVKILGNGEITKPLTVVAHAFSSSARRKIEAVGGKAEVI, encoded by the coding sequence ATGAGGTTATCAGATATAAGACCTACTCCTGGTTCCATGAGAAAAAGAATTAGAGTGGGTAGAGGAATTGGTTCTGGAAAAGGAAAAACATCTGGTAAGGGTCACAAAGGTCAAAAAGCAAGAGGAACTGGAAAAGTTCATCCATGGTTTGAAGGTGGTCAAACACCTATTCATAGAAGACTTCCAAAATTTGGATTCAAAAACTTTACTAAGAAAGTATATACAGTTGTTAACGTTGAAGATCTTGAAAGAAAATTTAATTCTGGTGATGAAGTAACACCTGAAAAATTACTTGAAGTTGGTTTAATTAAGAAAATCAATGATGGAGTTAAAATTTTAGGAAATGGAGAAATTACAAAACCTCTGACAGTAGTAGCCCATGCCTTTAGTTCAAGTGCCAGGAGGAAGATTGAAGCCGTAGGCGGCAAGGCAGAGGTGATTTAA